In the genome of Cervus elaphus chromosome 5, mCerEla1.1, whole genome shotgun sequence, the window tgagattctccaggcagaatactggagtggattgccatgcccttctccaggggatctttctgaccaagggattgaacctgtgtctgttatgtctcctgcattagcaggcaagttctttaccactagcaccacctgggaagcctctgcatataaacacattctttttcaaattcttttctattatagcttattacaagattttgagtatagatccctgtgctatacagcataattcatttattttttattataatacaaTGCTAGcaatcaataaataattgttaacTGTATGAGGGATTGAGTGGATATTGTATATATATCTGCCTTACTTTCCAGACAATCAGTTCATTTTTAGCAGGGATGGTAAAACACAGGGTACGTAATAGGTacttaatatatttattgaatgaatattgttatatattttttgcaCAAATAGATCTGTTATATGGATTAGTTGATATATTAGGTCATATTTGGTCTTTGGATCATATTTGGTGTTTCCCAATCTACCTTAAACCATTTTGGAGGAAGGACAAGTCAGGGAAATTATGCTGATATCCTGGACCATTTTATATGCAATGCCATTTAGTTTTCctaaaacaacaagaacaacaaaagaaGAAGTATTTGTTTCTGTACTGCCACCCTTCTCAGTTTTGCAGATGTTctcagtttcttaaaatgttgacCTTTGGAGTTAAGAAATACATTTGATGCGTTAACAAAAATAAACGGAAGTAATTATAGACACTTGTGTTATGCTAGAGATGTAAGCTTTATTAGAATAATCATGAAGAAGCTCCTCAATTTCCAGAAAGATACCATTCAAGACTGGAAAGAGAATTCCCAAAGCACCAAAGAAACATACAATTTAACTTGAAGGAACTGAACAACGTTGAGAAGCCTATAGGCATCTACCTATTTCAATTATCCTTGTTCACTGATGTCCACTACATGGCCAtcaaagtctcttggttttttttttttttgtgagggtTGTCAGTGATAATGCCATCCTTGTTCCAACTTAGAAAGCAGAGCCACAATTAGTTGCAGGTACTGAGACAGGTGAGCACTAAAGCTTCTGGGTTGATTCtttctgtgtcaggcactgggtGAGGCAGCCGTCGGTCAGCAGCAGCTTGGGATGCAGGGCTCACAGCTGGGCTGAGTGTAGGTTGTGAGGTTGATGGTTTCCAGGCCTGGGGTGGGCTGGGAAGAGTTGAGCAGGAAGCAGGTGGGCACACAGGGCTGAGGAATGTGGCAAGGTGGGGGGCAGTTGTCACAGCAGGTTGGCTCGAGTAGCCAGACTGTGTGTGGGCAGGTGCTGGGCAGGCAGACTCCACACCTGCAGAATTTGTCAGAGGAGCAGATGGTGGTGGCGGGGCTGGTGGGGACGCTGCAGCAGAGGGGAGCACAGCAAGCCATGGTGTTGGGAAGCTGTGTTTTTTATTGATTTGGCTTAAAGAAGATGAGTCTCCTGAAGTGCGAATGTCTCCTTTTGCTCTGGGGCTCTTATATACCCTCTCCAGTGGGTGTTGGTCCAACCGGAAGGCTTCTTTCCTGGTTCTTGTTTATGTTACTGTACCCATTATCCTTTGACTGGTTTGCCATTTAGATGCTTGTAAAGAGTCTTTATTTTCCTAATTAACCTTTGTTTGAGTTCACTGCTAAATCTGAACTGATTACTCTTGCTGTTTGTCACTGGAACACAAGCTTTATGAGGTGTCACCAGTGGCTTCTGCTATTATAATTCCAGCACCAGCCCTGATGGGGAATATGCATGACGGTACAACTGTAGGATGTAGGTCTTTTCTCTTGTGCtggtcagtttttattttctttacctttatCTGTTATCAGTTGGTTTGATGAACTATTCTTCTTTTAAGGAGAACTAATTTTTAGTAACTCTCTTTTAGCTTTGGGGACTTTAGTAAATTAACTGacttttaattgatgtataatatacatgtaaCATTGTATTAGTAGTATTGTAGTGTTGGGACTTTTGAAGATTTAACTTACATTAATATGGAGACACACACTGTTATcccatttttattgtaaaatattgcaTATTCATGAAAAAATTCAGACTATATAGAAATGTATAAAGAAATTATCCACAACACCTTATCATCAAGAGAAATTCTCTGTCAGTGTTTATATATATCCCTTTGGTCATTTTTCTATAtacttatttatcattttatgacACCACTGGAATCACATTGTATATACTATTCTATAACTTGTATTttcacttaaatatatatatattcatgatcTTATATTCTTAAGTATATTTGATAATGTTATTTTACATATTTCCTAATGTTCGTCATGTAATTGTACTTCTAAGTTGCTTAGAAACCTCATATATTAATCATTTAAACTGTTTgcaacttttcttctaagataaTTGTGGCAATAGTAACAACTGTGTACATAAATCTTTATGTAGGTGTCTGATCattttgttaggtagttagaatagggaaaaggagtccgaaatggcggtggctaaaaggaagggaaaagcctgtgaaaatagaacagaggaaggtcaaaggaaggtctgaggaccggagtgaggacttaAAGTAAACAgggctcctgcctaagcccaatttgcataggacaggcccagggggaagaaaaaaacacgcgctctctctctctctcccgagccatggggcgctcttctcttctcgtctttggatcgacgtgccctcacaccttgaagatggattttcctgctattatctaaataaaatagagctgtaacactgagttgtaacactgatttatttaagagctgtaACACAGTACGTTCGaaacctgagagctataacatggtctgtccaagacctgagagctgtgacctgctgaaggggctttaatgtccatcactccaaatttttgttgtgacaagacaaagaaccgaggaacaTACACTCGCCTGGCAATTTCAAAAAGAGGACTAATTATTATATAGAATTATTGGAGCAAATGttaattaatgatattttaaGACCTTTGATATTCAT includes:
- the LOC122695032 gene encoding keratin-associated protein 3-3 codes for the protein MACCAPLCCSVPTSPATTICSSDKFCRCGVCLPSTCPHTVWLLEPTCCDNCPPPCHIPQPCVPTCFLLNSSQPTPGLETINLTTYTQPSCEPCIPSCC